In the genome of Oncorhynchus gorbuscha isolate QuinsamMale2020 ecotype Even-year linkage group LG05, OgorEven_v1.0, whole genome shotgun sequence, the window TGATTGAAGGTGTGAGTGTCGTAGGGTTTCAGAATGGGATGtgtacagtaggtgtgagtgTCGTAGGGTTTCAGAAGGGGATGTGTATGATAGGTGTGAGTGTCGTAGGGTTTCAGAGGGGGATGtgtacagtaggtgtgagtgTCCTAGGGTTTCAGAAGGGATTGTCTACAGTAGGTGTGAGTGTCCTAGGGTTTCAGATGGGGATATGTATGGTAGGTGTGAGTGTCCTAGGGTTTCAGAAGGGATTGtgtacagtaggtgtgagtgTCCTAGGGTTTCAGAAGGGGATGtgtacagtaggtgtgagtgTCCTAGTGTTTCAGAAGGGGATGtgtacagtaggtgtgagtgTCCTAGGGTTTCAGAAGGGGATGtgtacagtaggtgtgagtgTCCTAGGGTTTCAGAAGGGGATGtgtacagtaggtgtgagtgTCCTAGGGTTTCAGAAGGGGATGTGTACAGTAGGTGAGAGTGTCCTAGGGTTTCAGAAGGGATTGTCTACAGTAGGTGTGAGTGTCCTGGCGTTTCAGATGGGGATATGTATGGTAGGTGTGAGTGTCCTAGGGTTTCAGAAGGGATTGtgtacagtaggtgtgagtgTCCTAGGGTTTCAGAATGGGATGtgtacagtaggtgtgagtgTCCTAGTGTTTCAGAAGGGGATGtgtacagtaggtgtgagtgTCCTAGGGTTTCAGAAGGGGATGtgtacagtaggtgtgagtgTCCTAGGGTTTCAGACGGGGATGTGTACAGTAGCTGAGAGCGTCCTAGGGTTTCAGAAGGGATTGTCTACAGCAGCTGTGAGTGTCCTAGGGTTTCAGATGGGGATGtgtacagtaggtgtgagtgTACTAGTGTTTCAGAAGGGGATGTGTACAGTAGGTGTGAGAGTCCTAGGGTTTCAGATGGGGATGtgtacagtaggtgtgagtgTCCTAGGGTTTCAGAAGGGGATGtgtacagtaggtgtgagtgTACTAGTGTTTCAGAAGGGGATGTGTAGAGTAGGTGTGAGTGTCCTAGGGTTTCAGATGGGGATGTGTACAGTAGGTGTGAGGTGGCAGGGAGGGTATGGTATATGTATTAGCAACCTCGCACTCTCTGCGGGGTTGGAAGAAAGCGGATATTTTCGGTTTTCAGGGATACAGTATTTTCAATCTAACTTCCGTTTCCCCTGAAAAACGGATGTGGGGACTCCGCTAAGGCGTTTTTACGCCCGCTATGTTAGGTTAGCTACCTTGAGAAAATCCAGGTTGATGTAGGGCAGGCCACAGGTTCGTAGCTCCACCTCCAGGGGGCTGAGCATGGTGAGGAGCTGCAGGGGAATGATGGAGCCCAGGCCTGCACGCACCGCTGTCATACACTCCACATTCTGTAGCTCCCTCAGGCGCAGGCCCCGCACTGCTCGCGCATACACATCCTTATTCTGCcagctacaaacacacacacaggacagacagtgtagagggatagaggggttaAACAGAGAGAGCACATTCTGAGAACATCAACAAAGACCCATACGAACTAAACAAGTCCCTGAACCATAGAGACAGAATGTCACTGTACCTGACACCAAGGTTGTGCCCCCCCTGGCACAGGTCCACCTCCTCTCCAGTCATAGTGATGTAGGTGAAGGTGCAGCAGGGCTGGCTGGGGGAGTCAGGACTCTCTCCTGAGTGGTGCTGGGTCGAGATCTCTGCACACAGGGCCTCCAGATCGTCCTCGTCACTCACCTGGGTTGCAGAGGGAAAGGGTCGGGTAGAGGTCAATGGAACACTGTTCTTTGGGAAAAAAGGTGGGAAGTGGTATGGTGAAACTACAGTCTGGGTTTGAACTGTAGAAAGCAgaagtcagtagtgactgtatgGAGTTTACAGTAGAAAGGGACTGGTCAATAAGCTAGCTATTGGCCGAACCATGGAACATCTGCATACAGCATCATCAGTTTTTTGATGGGTTCGTTTCTGGTCAGAGCTTTCAAAacttccagggagtcagggagtaaGTCAGTTCCTCCTTTCATTATCAAAATCACCTCAACTTCTCCAGAAACATGACCAATATGCATATCTAAATGACTGTCTCTTACACCCTCAAACTTCTTGATGTAGTTGTATGTGAGCAGGTCGGCCTCCTGCAGGTCCTGCTCTGGGTCCAGAGGCTCACCCACCAGGCTCTTCCAGAAGGAGCCCAGCAGGTCCAGGGGCAGGGGCACATCTGCCCGGATGGCAATGCCCAACAGCAGGAAACAGGAAAGCTGATAAGGGATAAGCAACATTCAACTCTATTCCAATCCAAATGAAACTTTGCGTGGCATATTTTCTTGTATACATTTATTATGCATAGTATCCTGAGTGTTACCATGCTTTactgcattacatttacatttacatttaagtcatttagcagacgctcttatccagagcgacttacaaattggtgcattcaccctatgacatccagtggaacagtcactttacaatagtgcatctaaaacttaaggggggggggtgagagggattacttatcctattccttaaagaggtggggtttcaggtgtctccggaaggtggtgattgagtAAAACTTGTACATTGTTCTCTGTGCAATGATAGGATGATTGGCAGAATCTATGAGGATATCTTATCGTGCATTTTTGTGCTGCAGTTAACAAGAGGGATTGAAGATAATCTAATTCTACAAGATGACTCAACCCTCATGGCAGCCAAATGTTTCTGGTTAATTTCACAGCCAAACACTAACTATACACTTCAGCTGAATAGACTTCAATGTTATCAGCAGCATTATAGCAGAACCAGCAGCCTTTTCTTGTCTCATGAACGATTAACAACATAGCTTATTCCGAAAGATTGTTAGTGTTCCATTCCAGTCAACATAGAACGATCTATACAAAGCAGATTCTAAGGACTGCTTTGCAATGTAtgtgtcacggttcatgaatccactgcctccctctctctttctttcactttctctctctctctctctctctctctctctctctctctctctctctctctctctctctctctctctctctctctcccgtgtttgtgtgggcgtggttcccaatctcggcctgattgtctgcgccagctggaaccacttatcttccctttatatgttctgtaaccagtgtttcttgttgtcagatcgttgttacttccctgaggttgtgttgttacttccctgaggttgagttgttacttccctgaggttgagttgttacttccctgaggttgtgttgttacttccctgaggttgtgtcgtgtgtcagtgctcatctctcgccgcccttgtgtggattatctgctgtgctccttccttcccatccggacacactcccctggatttctcagcacgctatcaccggaagatgcgctctagtccctgggtcggattccgtctgagtacagtctgtctgtcctgttgctgctataaattgtattcattaaaccattgttgcttgcatcttgcatccgcctctgtattgtcacagtaTGATAAAATGTATTGTGAATGAAAagtgaaaacacattttttttcaatGCGTGTGTAGGGAGGGCCATGCGTCTCTGGTGAAGGAAGTGGAGTCCGAGCTGCAGGAGAAGCCTGGGGCGATGGTGTTGTCTGTTGGAGGTGGAGGCCTCATGAACGGGGTTGTCGAAGGACTGCGTCACGCCGGCTGGGGAAATGTTCCAGTCGTAGCGATGGAGACCATGGGGGCACACAGCCTTAATGCTGCTATAAAGGCTGGGAAGTTGATCACTCTGCCTGAGATCACAAGGTAAGAAATTGTAAGAGTCACACTCAAACCAAGAGACTTTTTTAATAActtttatttaaccgggtaggctagttgagaacaagttctcatttacaactgggacctggccaagataaagcaaagcagtgcgacacaaacaacaacacagtgttacacatggaataaacaaatgtacagtcaataacacaatagaaaaaaagaaagtctatatacagtgtgtgaaaatggcATGAGTAGGtaatggcaataaataggccatagtagcggagtaattacaatttagtaaattaacactggagtgatagataaagagatggtgatgtgcaagtataaatactggtgtgcaaaagagcagaaaagtaaataaaaacaatatggggatgaggtaggtagatttgGTGGGCTATTTGTATATCTCTTTAACATTAAAGACAAAAAGTAATATGTTAGCACAAAAAagaagaacaaaaaaacaaaacaaaaagaagGCAAAGCTCGATCCCTCcaatgttaacaactacagaccagtatcccttctttcttttctctccaaaactcttgaacgtgccgttcttggtcagctctcccgctatctctctcagaatgaccttcttgatccaaatcagtcaggtttcaagactagtcattcaactgagactgctcttctctgtatcacggaggcgctccgcaccactaaagctaactctctctcctctgctctcatccttctagacctatcggctgccttcgatactgtgaaccatcagatcctcctctccaccctctccgagttgggcatctccggcgcggcccacgcttggattgcgtcctacctgacaggtcgctcctaccaggtggcgtggcgagaatctgtctcctcaccacgcgctctcaccactggtgtcccccagggctctgttctaggccctctcctattctcgctatacaccaagtcacttggctctgtcataacctcacatggtctctcctatcattgctatgcagatgacacacaattaatcttctcctttcccccttctgatgaccaggtggcgaatcgtatctctgcatgtctggcagacatatcagtgtggatgacggatcaccacctcaagctgaacttcggcaagacggagctgctcttcctcccggggaaggactgcccgttccatgatctcgccatcacggttgacaactccattgtgtcctcctcccagagcgctaagaaccttggcgtgatcctggacaacaccctgtcgttctcaactaacatcaaggcggtggcccgttcctgtaggttcatgctctacaacatccgcagagtacgaccctgcctcacacaggaagcggcgcaggtcctaatccaggcacttgtcatctcccgtctggattactgcaactcgctgttggctgggctccctgcctgtgccattaaacccctacaactcatccagaacgccgcagcccgtctggtgttcaaccttcccaagttctctcacgtcaccccgctcctccgctctctccactggcttccagttgaagctcgcatccgctacaagaccatggtgcttgcctacggagctgtgaggggaacggcacctcagtacctccaggctctgatcaggccctacacccaaacaagggcactgcgttcatccacctctggcctgctcgcctccctaccactgaggaagtacagttcccgctcagcccagtcaaaactgttcgctgctctggccccccaatggtggaacaaactccctcacgacgccaggacagcggagtcaatcaccaccttccggaggcacctgaaaccccacctctttaaggaatacctaggataggataagtaatccttctcacccccctttaagatttagatgcactattgtaaagtgactgttctactggatgtcataaggtgaatgcaccaatttgtaagtcgctctggataagagcgtctgctaaacgacttaaatgtatgtaaatgtaaagcCGTATGCACAACAACAATTCTATCATTTTCATCTACACAGCATTGCGACAACATTAGGCCTGACAAGAGTATCTGCACAGACCCTGAAACTTGCTGGCGAACATACCGTTTTCTCCGAGGTGGTCACAGACCAGGATGCTGTCAAAGCTGTCGAGCGCTTTGTTGGTGAGCATCACAAACAGTAGGCTAGACCTGTGTAGAGGATAATATGATTACTACTGTATACCTAAAAACGCCCACAAGCCTCTCTGATACTGAATTCCTCTTCCTGCTCCAGACGATGAGAAGGTCCTGGTGGAGCCTGCGTGTGGCGCTGCCCTGGCAGCTGTGTACTGTGACATCATTCCCAGACTGCAGAAGGAGGGCAAGCTGAAGCAGGACCTGGGCCCTGTGGTGATCGTGGTATGTGGAGGCAACAACATCAGCATGGAACAGCTCCAGAAACTGAAGCAGCAGTTGGGCATGTTTTCTAGCTAGGCAGACAGACGGCTTTGGGTTCTGCTGATTCTttctccatcactccattcccCAGATCGTTCCAGCTTTAGCTCCCCTACTTCATTGTGCACTACCAATATGTGCATCTGATTATGAGTCATGAACACCATTGTGCCACATCATTCCAGACTGTGTGTAGTATACTCCTGAAAGGGCAATAGCTTACGGTTAAGATAGAAAAGCATTGAAAGGCGTTGATAGGCATACAGTCTACTGCTCTGGTAGTAGTAGTCTTTCAATTGAATTGCCTAGATGATTAACTTCTTGGTTTAAAATTAACCAAGTAGAGTAGTATTGTTGTTTGTATTTAGCATGTTTTATGTTCATGTAAACTATACCATTGGTTGTATTTTCTTCATCCTCTTTTGTACTGTATGAGTGATATTTAAAAATAAGTATAATTATACACATTTTTCCCGAATATCCTGTCTGTAAAGTttcctgtgtgtagctggtgagagagtcaggcgcaggacagcagatatgaggaAGAAACCCGTGTCACAATGCCTGGaatggtgggtgtggagtcaaatgcagagagcagaggatactGGGGAAACCTGACTTTATTAGGTTTCCAAAGCGAACGCCCAAAACAACAGGCAAAATCAGTCACAAAATTGGccaacccaacacagggcacaaacGGACAGGAACACAACACGCACAACCTGATTAACggaaaacaagcccgcacaaaaacagacgggcctaacaggcttaaatagacTGAATCAAAAAACGAAATAAGAGACAGGTGCGACCAATAAGACCAAACAAACAGAAAAAGAAAAGGGGATTGGTggcggctagtagaccggcgacgacgaccaccgagcgccacccgaacaggcaggggagccaccttcggtgggagtcATGACAACGTGCTTTACTCAAAAAAGGCAAATATACAAAGAAACATATTTAGCACACACAGACGGACCGGAatatacaataaacaatcactcacaaaaaccatgtggggaacagagggttaaataatgaacaagtgaTTGTGGGATTGACAACAGGTGTgtgaaacaaagacaaaacaaatggaaaattaaaagtggatcgGCAGTAGCTAGAAAGTCGGTGACGTTGACTGCCGAACGCTgccccaaacaaggagagggaccgacttcggcgaaAGCCGTGACACTGTCTGGAGTACCATTTCTTATCATCTGTGTTATGAATTTACTATTTAGATTCTGGTGAGGCTTCTTTCTACAGTGCAAATAAATAAACTAAAACAACAAACTAAATTTAATGAAACTTAAACttcttttttttgtattattggaTGAAATTCTGACCAAAATCCATATTAAATACATCTAATTGGCCAGTCATATTGTTCACGGCAGCGCAGGGTTTCATCCTAAAGATGATATGGTGAGGTTGGGAGATATTCATGCACTCAACATTTGAAGgtcttttattttgtatttatttttacttaacctttatttaacttggcaagtacATTTTAGACTATTTTATTTCACTGGAAGGAGGCAATTTTTCAATGTCCCAAGTGCTGCTCAATCAACTTCAACGAGAATAATTCGGAATAAAAttctacattaaaaaaaatatttacacattttcttcattaaatgttaTCTTATGTATAGTCTTTTTGTGTTGAATGATGCACTTTTCCTAAGAATATTGACTATTTTCTGTATATCCTCAAAATCGTTGTCCACCCTGTTACTTTGTGCTTACTGGCActaagaaaatatatattttctacaaTGTCATTACAAACTGGATATTATACCACTTCCTTGGCGGGAAAACAATTGTGGTGAATGTGGTGAGTATCTAGAGTTCATACTATGACATTTTCATCATTATATGTTAGTGATGTGGGAAACCATAACATGCCCACCCAGTTAAGCAAAAATACAAAAGACGTTAATCGAATTTCATAATATATTTGTCAAACGATGCAAATTACTTTTCATGTGGCAGCCATTATCGTAGCTTCACCACGATCACTTGGAGCATAGTTGCTAACTTTAGCTCAAAATGTCTACCCTGTTATTGTCCACCCTGTTATCCATGTACACGTAACAGGGTGGACATGCACTCAACAGGTTGGACAAATGGATACCTTGCAGTAATGTGttgcaaaatatgtttttattcatAAATTGTATTTACACAATTACAGTATATATAGCATGTGTAGTATTTTAAGAATAAATAAATATCAATTGAATCAGGTCTTTCTGAAGGAATGGCACCTCCTCTTAGTGCAGCGACAATACAGAGAACGACACAATGCTGAcccagaaagaaggagagagtatCAAGGATTAGGGGAGAACAGGCGTCTGTATCGCCTCGTTCAACAGTCAAAGCATTGCTGAGACCTCAGAATGTGACATAACGTATCAAGAGGGCTCTTCTCTTTCACACATCTCTCATTAAAGATATCAAAACAAAATACAGAAATGCAAGGAAACAGAAGAACAAGCAAATCATTGCGTAAGTGACCTCTGTTAATATGTTGAACAAGTATACACTTCAGAAGTATGCCCAGACGGTGTTGGGCTTTTCAAATAAGAGAGCCAACGTTGGAAGGGGACCTTTGCTCTTTTTTTACGAGGAAGGAAAGCAGAACAGAAACAGAAATCAAAAGGAAAGTGAAGGATTTCTTTCTCCGTGATGATGTAAGTCATATAACGACAGGCCGCAAACAAACCATCACATAACTAAAGAACAAAATGCAGAAGAGGCTTTTGACTGACACAATAACAAATCTGCATAGGAAATTCCTGTCTGAGGAACTTGGCCAGTTGTCCTATACCTCCTTCTGCCGCCTCAGAACATTTGGGGTTGTTACGCCCAATGACACTGATTGTGAAACTTGTCACTGCAAAACCCATGAGAATTTACAGTTCATGGCAAATTCCCTTCACAGCCTTGGGCTTTTGTCCACCAAAAACCTTGAGGACATGGTCAACTCAAGTATGTGCGAACCGAAATCGAAGCTATGTGCTTATGGTGAATGTAAGGATTGCTTCCTCACCACTCATCCAACTCTGAAACCTACTGGGAATGTAGAAGTTCCTCTGACTCAATGGAGACGATCAAAAAAGATGAAGAGAAGTGCTCCATGATAACCGTGAAGAGGGAGGTCACAATAACAGAAACTTAACTGGTCAGTCAGTTTCAAGATAGGCTCGCCAAGTTTAGGCAACCCATCTTTAATATCAAGTGGCAATACCAGGCCTATAGGGAGCTTAGGGAGAGTCTGAAGAACAATGAATGCTTGTTGTACATTGACTTCAGCAAAAACTATTCATGCAAATACAGTCAAGAGATCCAGTCCGTGCATTTTGGAGGATCTCATCAGCAAGCCACTCTCCACACTGGAGTGCTCCACACTGCTACATATCAACCACCAATTGCTTTTTGAATCCATTGCACCATCACGGAGACCATCATGATCCACCTGCCATTTGGGCCCACCTTGATCCGGTTCTTGCTATGTTGAAGCAGAAGTACCCTGAAGTCATTCAGCTTAATTTATTTAGTGACGGGCCGGCTACACAATACAAGCAAAAAGGAAACTTCTACCTATTTGCCACAGAACCACATAAACAAGGCTTTCAAGAGGTCAACTGGAATTTCTTTGAGGCCAGACACAGCAAGGGGGCACCAGATGGGGGTCGAGGGGCCCTCAAGAGATCTGCAGATAGAGCAGTGCACCATGGAAAGGATATCCCAGATGCACAGGCCCTGTACACTAAAGGTCCCCaactcctctgtggagatgttaTTCATGTTGTTGAGGTAAGATCAGAGGTAACTCTCCTTCCtccccatacacacatacatacatttttATTGTACAGTAGCTGGTTGAGTATTGAAATGTATAAGGTGTTTGTTACTCGTTATATCTTATAATATGCTTTCTCTTCTAACCTCAGATGCCTGTCTTAGATGCCATTAAAGGAAGGATGAAGATTCATCCGGTTATCAGTGTCTCACCAGGCCAGATAACATACGGGGACATTACTTGTCTGTGCAAGAAGGATAGTGGCATGTTGGACTGTCTTTGTTTTCAGCTCAAAGAGGCAACTCTGGGTGACCCTGCAGCGTCTAACCAGCTCCCTGCATCTCATGACAAGCATGACACCATATGGCGACCTGGCACCATTGAACTTAATCACGTAGAGGAGTGGTGTGTTGTCAATTATGACCATGAAGGATACCCTGGCATCATCATGGATGTAGAGGAACAGAACATTAAGGTGAAATTGCATCAAGTCCAAAGGAAGATATTTGTTGGTACTCAGACAGATCATTTGTCTGATGCCAGAGCCACAGGCTGTTAATAGATGCTCTGTGCAGATGGAAAAATCCACCTGGAAGTATGTGGAAGAGCATTTGGGGTGAAAGAGGGGAGATATGGaaagagggggagcgagagagagggagagagggacaggaatgTGTTTTAATGCTAATTCCAATGATTTTGTACCGATGTATTTTTGAGTTGTTTTTCACAATGAATATGTACCTAATAGCAGTTCCAGTGTTGTTACTACATGTATTACTATGTAGATGTCTATTCAGGGTTTAATTCATGTTCTGTCCCGTTATAGCTATCCACCCTGTTATACCTTGGTCTACCCTGTTACCTTGGCATCTTATTCAAATTAATTCAGTTTCATTGTCAAATATCAAGAATTTGTGTCATGTATTTTAGAGTAAGACACGGCCAACACCACACAATTGTAAACTTGGATAAAATATAATTAATACCGGTCTCAATTTAGAAAGATAAGGTGCAAATTAGATGATGTTCTGTATAAAACCACACATTGAATACAAAATGTTATTTCTATATAATTTGACCTGAACAAATGGACAGGGTTGACAAAGGGACACAAAAGCTTTATGAaaatgtaaatatgattaaaATAGTCTAATTAAAGTAATTAAAGACAGTTAAGTGCATGTCCGTAACAGGGTGGACATAATATGGCTGATTCGCTGAAAATGTGTTTATAATTGTCTAACTCTAAGTGCTGGAGCTTGGCCAACATGCTTTTATACAAGTATAATATTTCCTTTTTAAAGTAAAACATTAAAGGAAAACCAATTCTGaaatcaaatgtaaaatattGCATGGTCCAAAGGGCACTGTTTTGTGATATTGACCCTCAAAACAGAAAAAAATATCAAATATTGATGTGACTTAATCCTTCCGCTTAGCCTCCTTGGGTGCATAGGGCAGTCCGTGTGTTTTTCCTGAGTGTGTCTCCTTGGGCGCATAGGGCAGTCCGTGTGTTTTTCCTAAGTGTGTCTCCTTGGGTGCATAGGGCAGTCCGTGTGTTTTTCCTGAGTGTGTCTCCTTGGGTGCATATGGCAGTCCGTGTGTTTTTCCTAAGTGTGTCTCCTTGGGTGCATAGGGCAGTCCGTGTGTTTTTCCTGAGTGTGTCTCCTTGGGTGCATAGGGCAGTCCGTGTGTTTTTCCTAAGTGTGTCTCCTTGGGCGCATAGGGCAGTCCGTGTGTTTTTCCTAAGTGTGTCTCCTTGGGTGCATAGGGCAGTCCGTGTGTTTTTCCTGAGTGTGTCTCCTTGGGTGCATATGGCAGTCCGTGTGTTTTTCCTAAGTGTGTCTCCTTGGGTGCATAGGGCAGTCCGTGTGTTTTTCCTAAGTGTGTCTCCTTGGGCGCATAGGGCAGTCCGTGTGTTTTTCCTAAGTGTGTCTCCTTGGGTGCATAGGGCAGTCCGTGTGTTTTTCCTGAGTGTGTCTCCTTGGGTGCATAGGGCAGTCCGTGTGTTTTTCCTAAGTGTGTCTCCTTGGGCGCATAGGGCAGTCCGTGTGTTTTTCCTAAGTGTGTCTCCTTGGGCGCATAGGGCAGTCCGTGTGTTTTTCCTGAGTGTCTCCTGACACTAACACAAGAGAAATAAGTGAACAACAAGACGCTTACATCAAGAAATGTTTTATTGTGACACAGAAATCTCAAACGCCATCGTATTCTTTACCCCTCTATAATCCATTTTAGAGATCTGTGTTATGTTTCTGATGTGCAGAGGTAAGACAGTAAAAGTTAAGTTAATGCAAACATAAATAATTGTAATAAATATCAAGTAAATGTACAGCACACATTTTCTTACCGCAACACCCCTTTGTATGAATATGTCCATTTTAATGGTCTATTCAAATCCTCCAAAAGGAGGTAAGAACAGAAAGAGAGTGTCCTT includes:
- the LOC124036318 gene encoding L-serine dehydratase/L-threonine deaminase-like, whose product is QCVCREGHASLVKEVESELQEKPGAMVLSVGGGGLMNGVVEGLRHAGWGNVPVVAMETMGAHSLNAAIKAGKLITLPEITSIATTLGLTRVSAQTLKLAGEHTVFSEVVTDQDAVKAVERFVDDEKVLVEPACGAALAAVYCDIIPRLQKEGKLKQDLGPVVIVVCGGNNISMEQLQKLKQQLGMFSS